Within the Nicotiana tabacum cultivar K326 chromosome 11, ASM71507v2, whole genome shotgun sequence genome, the region aaaaaggaaattaaatatgataaagagAAGCAAACCACGAAAAGACGTAACAAAGTGTACCCTCATTTAACGTTTTACATGATTTTACCATGTTGCGTGCAAAATAAATTCAAATATGTTGTCTTAAAGTTTGAGTAATATCGCCGAAATTATTGTTCATTAAAGAGATTTTAAAtaagaataaaattaaaaatattagtgTTTCATTTTTTATATATGTGAAAATAATATCCTCTATAATAATTCTTGCATTATAACTTTGGTATTATCAATCTATACACAACTCAACTATGAAACTAGACAACCCAAAAGTATAAACTTTTTATATGAGTATATTGTCTAAATTGGCACGGTTCAATAGAAAATTGAAAGGTGCGAgaagaatgtttttttttttcaccCAACATCCTGTAACCGTATTGAGATCCGATTAAATTCGAATTAGTGTCGGAAAATCTTACATTAAAAGGTAAAGTCTTCCTTAACAAAAGCGACAGCTTCATACGGGTTCAAACCGGGAAAGGAATATGTTTCACGCTACTGTCGAAGGGGTCGGAGATGACTTTGACATCAAAAATAAAACATTATGGGTCACGTAGGTGAAATGATTGACTATATTAAAACACATAAAATGCGTATTACAAGTAATAATTTCCTAAGAAATTCTGTTTGTTGTTTTCCTAAACAGTTATCTCTAGAACTACTGAAAGGTGAGGGGGTCAAGAAAACGCGTTTCTGGAATTAAGGTTGTGAATTTATATGAAAAAAACATTCCTTGCATGTTTCATATGCGCTGAAAATGACCTTTCGATTTTTTAATTAATCATAATTAGAAGCAAATACAACGAGTACGCTAATCAACCTTGCCATGCTTCAACCAGCTGTTTTGCGGACTGCTCTTGCTCTTACTGCTCTTTCCTATGCTCCCTGCTTCTGACTAAGATTattgaaacaacaattaatgcaaAAACAGTCAATTAGAATTAAGCAAGGGTCAtgcttttaatattttatattattttcagttgaaatttcttttatttttttattctatttttcttcaatatttaatatttatattgaCAATAGTGCATCGGATAAATATTATTCATTGTGATAAATGATCGAAGTGGatctatttaattttattttatgttttatgtgagatttgaattCAATTTAGGTGAGATTTAAATCATCATTAACTTATTAATTACCTTATATATATTTGATTAATTGTCTATGTAACATTGAATATAACTTAGTACTTTAACTGAATATTTTGTTGTATATATAGTTATCTgaagttaaaaattaattttgtaaagtgaATAATGTGAATACCAAAATCCACCAACTAGATGAATAGAGCATATTGGCGGTGTGAATGTAAGTCTACCATAATGATAAACGAAATAAATGGAGAAAACAGTAAGTTTTTTTTGGTAACAGTAGTCAAATTTTAGAGAGAAAGTAAAGATTTCTTATTAAATATGATACGTCCCTAAGCTTAGAGAGTTACAGTGGTGGAAACAATAACAAGAGAAAAAGAACTAAGTTAGTGGTAGAAAAAAGAGTTAAAGTAAGTTTGAGTGATggtgaaaaaattaaataatactaATAATTATGGAAAAATTAATCCAAATAGCCGTCCACCTaattatttaaactaaaaataattggcgggtgtataatatatatatatatatataagatgtatataaccaatatattattatgtatatcggctaaaaaaaataaataataaattcggTGGACTGtgtaaaaatcataaaattctTGTTCAACTTGAGTTGTCAGTGAAAATTACTGCTCAATCAATTTATTACTAAAACAGTGGAAAAGGTTGAGAGTTTATATACTGCCAGACTAAAACAGGGTAAGTGGTTGAGAGTTGGGACATAGCTGAatagaagttaaacttaaatCATTTACCTAGCTATAACTTGTTTATCCCAAGTGGGacagtttaaaaaaaaatatttaatagccTTAACAAGAAGAAACTACTCTTTAAATATTTAGGGCTCGTTTGGCCATaagaaattttttacttttttggatttttttttaaaattttttttcaGAATCTGTTTTTGgtcatgaaaattttaaatttcacttgaagttaaattttggagtttttcgaaatttgaaaaactccaaaaagctagtATTTTTTAAAATTCACTTCAATTcactcataaaaaataaaaaatagcttcaaattgtattcatgtccacatacaactctaatttttaaatactagtttcacttgaatttttttccatttttttttcggaatttcaTAATTCTTacgtccaaacgcccacttagtcGTTTTGTACTCATTATTTGAACAATTCCATCATCCATTCCTCCTAAGCCCAATTAAGACCAACATGTCAAATCCAAGAAGGTAAAAATATTTATTGGAGAggctaaaaatatacatttcataaCTTTATTTGAAGCTTTGATCCTCCTTTACCCATGTAAAgatcaaattctttttaatttttctttttaaaagaccAAACATGTTGATTAATTCTCACCTTTTCCTTCTCCCTTCCGGTTCTTTCGTGATCAATATAAtagagattttaaaaaaaaattataggcAAGATGAATGATACTTTTCAAGTTACGATCAAACATGTTTTAACAATATTTTAATTTCAACTTTAGCTGAAATTGCAGCTTGTgtgtattttctattttttgattttttttttttcatcttttaatgGTAGTCATCCCCACGGCTAGATTTGCGGATTCATAGTTGCTTTCTGAATAATGACATGAGATTTCTCAAAGAGGAATCTTGACTAGTAAACTATTTATAGAATGTTAGATTTGGAAAGCAAATGGTTTTTGAACGTCAAGAGTAGCCAAGCAATTGATTTAGTTATTTAACCTTTTTTATTCGGTTTAATCATTTAATATTTAAAGTCATTAACTCGACTAATTTAAAATCTCACAGGTAGATCACCTAAGAGGGTTAAAAGTTCTTCCTacatctttacacaaatagctgtCGATTTTACTATTTACATTTTCTAGCCTAGCCTGTAtacataaataatatatttattatgcATGTATTTTATATTCGCGGGCAATTTTTAGTTTAAGTAATTGAGTGAGctgctatttaggttaatttttTGGGGGGTATTATCATTTTTGgcccgcgccagaaactatttatatctggcagtcgaaaaagtatataaaatttgtataacttTTATATATAGCATACAGAATgtgcgtgtatatatatatatatatacaaaaaaatatacaaattttatataattttttagactattatttttacagcccGAAATTTCGGATTAAAAGTGAAAGAATTTTAACTATCCCACGGTGGTGCTATCAATTACgtcaaaatagcacggtatagccagttttcggactggtcattcaaaaatagtcaccgTTTACGAggtcaataaaaaatagccactactttGTTAGAACAGAGACCGGTCCCGCATAATATACGGGAGTTCGGTGTATATGTgtacgaactccagcatattatgctggaccggtatactttgctgactcctgtATAATATGcgggagactggagcaccggtgctccaaactccagtatattatactggacatttatacttgctggaactccagcatattatgctggagttctagtgtacttatgctggaactcaaacatattatgctggagttccagcatagttatcctggaactcccgtataatatgttggagttcaagcacacttatgctggaactccagtataatatacgggcgtattttccgggttttgaacagtgtttctgctcagatttatctttacatgaaaagtggctaaatttcgattacttttaaaactggactatttttaaatgaccagttgtaaatttggctatttttaaatttctcccatCAATTACAGCTACGAAGAAAAGACAAAATAGAAAGACAGAAATtacttaagaaatgaaataacaaatAGTGAAGATGCTACGCAATTATTCCTTTTCACACAATTCAGAAGATTAAGTCAAACCATACTTATCACAAGAAGATGACCTAGGACGAAATTCTCTAGTTTCATGAAATATACACATTTGTTTCTTAGCTTTCATCCTTTGGAAGcaaatctgatttatgttgagtATACGATTAAAGTCTCATAAATTGGGATCGTGTCTACATATAACATGTAGAGATTTCTTAGCATTGTGAAACCTTTTCGAAAAAATTATGCGAACTTGATTTAAAACGGAAAATATCACATTATATTAAAAGTATTATCGGGCCGTTTTAATCCAAACTAAGACCAAGCAAGGCCAAAATTGTCTCATTTTATGGATTATATACATTTGTTTAGTTTCTTCTTAGCTTTCGTGCCTTATCAATCTggtttaataattttaatttagcTATTTTATTTATACAACTAGATTAGTACTCCAACTTCCCAACACCTTCCTCATTAGTGCTATATATATGGACTCTCTTTAACCACTCTCTTCATTCCCATGCATTATCTTTACTTATTTCTATACCtttctcttcatcttcttcttcctatacagaaagaatatttgaaatgGAGTTACAGGTTAATGTTCCAAGATGGACACCTAGTCCAAACAGATCACCACATAGACGCCAAGAATCTGAGACAGATAATGAAAGTGTTACTTATTCTCAAGATGATATTCCTTTTAACaacaaaaacccaaccaaaaatTTCCCATTTAGTAATAGTCCACCACCTCATATTGCTGCTATTGAAGCACCATCTCTTAGGGTTGATTCTGAAATAAAAAGGTCCTTAGAAATGGTACACTATGAAACACCACCAATAATACTTAGGGAAGAGATTAAGGGAAATAATAATACTACTGGTTTTGCATATGAGGAAGTTGTACTCCCTTTTAATAATGAAGGAATTTACTTGACATGGAAAGATTTGTGGGTGACAGTGCCGGACAAGAAAACAGGGCGGAGAGCTATATTACAAGGGCTAACTGGTTATGTACAACCTGGTCAAGTTTTGGCCATTATGGGTCCTTCTGGTTGTGGCAAATCCACTCTTCTTGATACTTTAGCAGGTACTAGTTACTCTAGCATATAATAGTTTCATTTgtctttatatttttttggctGCTATAGTGAAGTGCTGTTATACAggatatatattataacataacataagaATCAGTTCTGAGAAAAATATGACTTTTATAATGAATAATTGTTATACAGATTTCTAGTTTAACCTTCCTTATCCGAAACCATCATTTAAGATTTTTCTCTAATGCTCTCTAGCTCAAAGGAGTGATTAATTGCTTAAATTTCTTACAAACTTGactaaattataaattttatattatGGCCTGTTTGTCCataaaaaattttactttttttttcgaaaaattttcacttttttttaaatCAGTGTTTGgtcatgaaaattttaaattttaattaaagttgaatttttaaaattttcggaaatttttaaaactccaaaaagttattttcaaaattttcactttaaatcactcagaaaaattcaaaaacagctacgaattgtattcatgtccaaactcaactttaattttcaaatattatttttaatttaaaaaaaaatcattttttcgaaatatcacaattcttatgtccaaacgcccgcCATGTTACTTGGAATTGATTGATTGATTCATGAGATAAATTAGAGTATTTCGATTTTTATCAGACCATTGATAACGTCACATATACTAGGAGTAATATTGACTTTTATAGTAGGAgtataaaacttgcttaggaactACTCCACTTATTAATTATTATGATGTCTATGGTCCACAGAATTTGACTTAAAAACACCACCAACTGGAAAGTCTTCCACTAATTCCCCTGTGGTCTCTGGCCGGCAAAGagcaagaaaaaaataaaatgaaaatgtTTTAATTCACTTGAAACTcattaattatttaatattatttcagGGAGATTGGATTCGAACACGAGACAAACTGGAGAAATCCTCATCAATGGTCGGAGGCAAGCTCTTGCTTTTGGCACTTCGGTAAGGACAAAAAATATCATAAGCTATTTCTTTACGAGTTTTAATTTTTATACATTTACAATATAAAAGAACTTTAACGGTATCGGGAATTTATCTAAAATACAATTACATGTAACTCTCCGGAATAAGTGAAAATATCTTGAAATTAAACATATAACTTCACCAGAGTTAGATCTAAGATTTTCAGTGCATGAGTGCACTactaaagaaaaggaagaaaaaatgtATAGTAGAAATTGATCTTAATAACTCAATTACTTTTAACCAAGTATATCATTCAACTTTCTATGGCATGCGTGCCAACAATTAATATTATACTCCCTCTGTCTCATATTATCTATCGTGTTTCTCTTTTACATGCCccttaagaaaataataaataggaaataatttttactattttatccttatttatgtcttaaaatATAATTCTCTTCATTTATTACTTACTCATAATTAAGGTGTTTGtaatcttcaagaacaattaataTTAAGGATAgaataggaaaaaataattaatttactcttgaacttctaaaatgataaataatttgagacaattatttttagaaatcacgtcagttaatatgagacggagggagtactaatttaaaaaaatatatatataaaatatctaATTTGGCCATGAGAGGCCAATATGGGTTCACGTGCTTCTTAAATCTCCCCATAAGAACTAATATCTTACCTTTTTTGTGGGGTTTGACTTCTATACAGTTAACGAAAAACATATTTTGACTTGtgactcattttttttctttttttctttttcaaaggcTTATGTGACACAAGATGATACATTGATGACAACACTGACAGTGAAAGAAGCAATATACTATTCAGCACAACTCCAATTACCAGATTCAATGTCAAGATCCGAGAAGAAAGAAAGAGCTGAAGCAACAATAAGAGAAATGGGATTACAAGATGCAATGAATACAAGAATTGGAGGGTGGAGTGTAAAAGGATTAAGTGGTGGACAAAAGAGAAGAGTTAGTATTTGCATAGAAATACTAACACGTCCAAAGCTTCTTTTTCTTGATGAGCCAACTAGTGGACTTGACAGTGCAGCTTCTTACCATGTCATGAATAGAATAGTTCAATTGGCTAAACAAGATGGAAGAACTGTGGTTGCTTCTATACATCAGCCAAGTAGTGAAGTTTTTGAGCTTTTCCACAATCTTTGCCTTCTCTCCTCTGGTAGGACTGTCTACTTTGGTTCCATTTCTGCTGCAAATGAGGTACTTACTATATAGCTTACCTTCTACGCATTGACAATGTAAAAAGGCTTCTTACTTTTTTTGAAGTAACCAGcaaagttgatctcatttgatcaggaggtcacgggttcgaatcGTGGAAACAGACTCTTACAGAAATGTAGGGTAAAGCTGTGTATAATAGACCCTAGTGGTCCGACCCTTCCCCGGACCACgcgcatagcaggagcttagtgcaccgagctgCCCTTTTCTTTTTAAAGATAATTACGAGTAACTGCCCATATTAAGTGAAACTAATTGTCTGAATATTAAATAGGCAATTTACTATAGAAGGTTAAATTACACTGATAGTGTCAAAATTCTTTATGTTGTCAATCGATATAAGTTAAATCTATAGCAACATGTCGCTTCATATATAAAAAGTCTAAAATTAGTTTTTTATGATGAATCTTTAATAccatttttttccagttttttgcACTGAATGGCTTCCCATGTCCAACTATGAGGAATCCTTCTGACCACTACTTAAGGACAATCAACAAGGACTTTGATGCTGTAAGTATATATCTATATATGTTCTTCTTTGTACTACTGTCTAAACTAGTGTTAGAGATAATTATTGTGGGTTGTGCTGATTAATTCTCTGTTTGACCTTAGGATATCGAGAAAGGAGTTGGTGGAAAAGCCACGGCGACAGAAGCAATCAATATTCTGGTTAAGTCATACAAGACCTCACAGGGTTGCCAACAAGTTCAACGTCGAGTTCTGGAGATTTGCCAACAGGTTTTTATACTAGTGCACGCGATTAACAAAATCGCTATTTTGATCTTATATATTGTGCAAATCCAAGAAAATTACTTAAACTGGTCTAATATGAATATTTGTGTATAGAATGGTGGACAAGAAGCAAAGAAAGGAAACCAAGCAAGTTTCATTACTCAGTGCACGGTTCTAACCAGGAGATCTTTTGTGAACATGTATCGTGATCTTGGTTATTACTGGCTTCGTTTTGCAATATATATTGCTTTGTGCTTGTGTGTTGGCACTATATTTCATGACATTGGCCACGACTATGGCTCCATTCAGGTGAGACATTTTACTTTTCTTATTAATTTGAATTAGACTTATTAGATCGACAGTATAGTTATCTTTTAGGTGACATGTCAGAGTATAACATTTTCGTCTTTCTTCGCTCCTTGCTAAATTTGCAGGCTAGAGGTTCAATGCTCATGTTTGTTGCTGCCTTCTTAACCTTTATGGCTATTGGTGGATTCCCATCTTTTGTTGAGGATATGAAAGTATGCACATTTAACTATCACCCTCATTTATTTTACACATAATCTTTCACAATAGTAACAATTAATGATGCTAATTATTTGTCATTTGCTCCTAATTGTTGCTAGATTTTCACTCGAGAAAGATTAAATGGGCACTATGGTGTGGCTGCATATGTCATAGGAAATACATTCTCTTCCATTCCTTACCTAGCAATGATCTCAGTAATACCTGGTGCTATGGCTTATTACCTTGTTGGATTACAAAAGGAGTTTGATCACTTTGCTTATTTTGCACTAATGTTATTCACAACAATGATGTTAGTCGAAAGCCTAATGATGATCGTGGCAAGTATTGTACCAGATTTTCTCATGGGAATTATAACAGGAGCTGGAATTCAAGGTGTTATGATGCTTAACGGAGGTTTCTTTCGATTGCCTAATGATCTTCCTAATCCATTTTGGAAATATCCAATGTATTATATTGCATTTCACAAATATGCAAATCAAGGGTTTTATAAGAATGAGTTCTTGGGATTAACTTTTCCTAATGAGCAAATTGGAGGGCCAGCTACAATTACTGGTGATGAGATTTTGAGAAATATATGGCAAGTGCAAATGGGATATTCAAAATGGGTTGATGTTGCAATTGTTTTTGGAATGGTGATTCTCTATAGGTTCATGTTTTTGGGAATAATTAAGACAGTGGAGAAGGTTAAGCCTATGATTAGAGCATTTCTGGCTCGaacttccaaaaatccaactCATGCTGAAGATCCATATGCTTCTCCTATGGATgcttgaaaaataattattatagtgTTTATGATATATGTTGTTGATGTAAAATAAAAGTTTTGTTGTATTCAAGACCAATGCCTTGTTGGTATTCTACCTGCTTTTTTTTGGTTAACTAGGGAAACCCGCAGTCGCTACTCGATCTTCGGGTGTGAACAGGGTAAATCTTGCTCCTATGTAATAGTTCGCAAACCTCAAAAGAGGATAAACTACACTAGACAAGCCTTCTACCTACTTTTGCGAGTATTAAATGTTGGAATATTTTGTTTTTCCCTACTTGTTTGATGGATTGTTATAATATAAGAGTTTAttctttgttttaatttatttgttattgTCGTCTTTGTAGATATATATGCTATGTTGGAAACTCACATTTTCAGTTTCCAACGTAGCATATATGTGCTTGAAAAAGTTgaattgtaacgatccggcccCACACTATGTGTATATTGTCCGCTTTGGATCCCACCCGCACGGTTTTGTTCTCCCCCAGTCCCACTGGGGAAAAGGCCTATGCACATGTAAGTCCAAGTCTTACTAATATAGCCCAGGACTCCCCCTCTCTTTTTCGATGTGGGATTCCTGCGAGCTACAGTCCCACTACACtcactttgaattggaaggatgtttccacacatttaattgatgtctacgaggggtgaatggacttgtgcagctagagagtgagctcggactcaggatgggttGTTGATGTCATGGTGATTGTACCCAGTgaattccagagttgtgtaatagtgacttcaagccaagtgggagagttccaccgcctatgattgggttgcatggttaactatgTGCGAGGTTTCttgttattagcatattgatgggttatttcagttacgggaaaagaacataagtggtaatttgagcaaaggaattatTAAAGGTGtgttatggttggccttattggctcatgttcagacttggggaaggattcaggatttatttACTGTCGGGTGCTTCATTGaaagggtattcatgtgctagaagattcatggagttgattatatttggggccaagtcagagcgggtggctctcaacaacggccctagtggattcaaaggggtaaagtgtcgtgcctaatgattttgagcctataggtacggttaagaagcaagctttgtagcagcttatgagaagaggatCAGAATgtcctatgatgttttgacttgcagtgtagcatttgggaggtatgaaatggctcgtgggatttgagacaacatggtctcgtaattcaaggtcactcgggataaGTGCGGATGGAGTGtcttatgtgttgaatggagttattattatttctaaggcaatcaaggataaattggaagaagatagattggttagccatagttgaattggcatattggtgatagtgatcagttccttcaacgtgatcaagttatgcaagtgatttgtgacggaatgtgtgaggcttgtcggtcgccgtaattgatgttattcaggaGTATCCTACTGTTATGTCCTGTTATGTGTAGGCAGATCCTGGAAGGGCTAAGGTGGCTTAGatcactacttagagatttgcatattctacgattatgagaattcactcatgtgttgctatggttctcttggaatgagtt harbors:
- the LOC107774409 gene encoding ABC transporter G family member 1-like yields the protein MELQVNVPRWTPSPNRSPHRRQESETDNESVTYSQDDIPFNNKNPTKNFPFSNSPPPHIAAIEAPSLRVDSEIKRSLEMVHYETPPIILREEIKGNNNTTGFAYEEVVLPFNNEGIYLTWKDLWVTVPDKKTGRRAILQGLTGYVQPGQVLAIMGPSGCGKSTLLDTLAGRLDSNTRQTGEILINGRRQALAFGTSAYVTQDDTLMTTLTVKEAIYYSAQLQLPDSMSRSEKKERAEATIREMGLQDAMNTRIGGWSVKGLSGGQKRRVSICIEILTRPKLLFLDEPTSGLDSAASYHVMNRIVQLAKQDGRTVVASIHQPSSEVFELFHNLCLLSSGRTVYFGSISAANEFFALNGFPCPTMRNPSDHYLRTINKDFDADIEKGVGGKATATEAINILVKSYKTSQGCQQVQRRVLEICQQNGGQEAKKGNQASFITQCTVLTRRSFVNMYRDLGYYWLRFAIYIALCLCVGTIFHDIGHDYGSIQARGSMLMFVAAFLTFMAIGGFPSFVEDMKIFTRERLNGHYGVAAYVIGNTFSSIPYLAMISVIPGAMAYYLVGLQKEFDHFAYFALMLFTTMMLVESLMMIVASIVPDFLMGIITGAGIQGVMMLNGGFFRLPNDLPNPFWKYPMYYIAFHKYANQGFYKNEFLGLTFPNEQIGGPATITGDEILRNIWQVQMGYSKWVDVAIVFGMVILYRFMFLGIIKTVEKVKPMIRAFLARTSKNPTHAEDPYASPMDA